A single region of the Thermoanaerobacterium aotearoense genome encodes:
- the fabK gene encoding enoyl-[acyl-carrier-protein] reductase FabK, translating into MIKTQITDLFGLEYPIFQGGMAWVATAELAAAVSNAGGLGIIGAGNAPASFVKEQIRKARELTDRPFGVNVMLMSPFVDEVMDVVIEEKVSVITTGAGNPGKYINRLKENNTKVVPVVPSVALAKRMESIGVDAVIAEGTESGGHIGELTTMALVPQVVDAVSIPVIAAGGIGDGRGVAAAFCLGAQGVQLGTRFVCCTECTANEKYKEYIINAKDRDAVVTGRTTGHPVRSLKNHLTREFEKAEQNGASKEELEQLGAGKLRDAVVYGDVLNGSVMAGQISGLINDIKPAKAIIEDLFNDAEKIIVSLYGGFKR; encoded by the coding sequence ATGATAAAGACGCAGATTACTGATTTGTTTGGCTTGGAATATCCTATATTTCAAGGTGGAATGGCTTGGGTTGCAACAGCAGAATTGGCTGCTGCGGTTTCGAATGCTGGCGGGCTTGGCATTATCGGTGCAGGAAATGCACCTGCCAGTTTTGTCAAAGAACAAATAAGAAAAGCGAGAGAGTTGACTGATAGACCTTTTGGTGTTAATGTAATGTTAATGTCGCCATTTGTCGATGAAGTCATGGATGTTGTGATAGAAGAAAAAGTAAGTGTGATTACTACAGGTGCCGGAAATCCAGGCAAATATATAAACAGGTTGAAAGAAAATAATACAAAAGTCGTGCCGGTTGTTCCATCTGTTGCATTGGCTAAAAGAATGGAATCAATTGGAGTTGATGCAGTTATAGCAGAAGGAACAGAATCAGGTGGACATATAGGTGAGCTTACTACTATGGCTTTGGTGCCTCAAGTTGTCGATGCAGTGAGTATACCTGTCATAGCTGCAGGTGGCATTGGCGATGGAAGAGGTGTTGCTGCAGCTTTTTGCCTTGGAGCTCAAGGTGTTCAGTTGGGCACGCGATTTGTGTGTTGTACGGAGTGTACAGCAAATGAAAAATATAAGGAGTACATAATAAATGCTAAGGACAGAGATGCGGTTGTGACTGGCAGAACTACAGGACATCCTGTAAGATCTTTAAAAAATCATCTTACAAGAGAGTTTGAAAAAGCAGAGCAAAACGGAGCTTCAAAAGAGGAGCTGGAACAGTTAGGTGCAGGAAAGCTAAGAGATGCAGTTGTATACGGGGATGTTTTGAATGGCTCTGTTATGGCTGGTCAAATATCCGGTCTTATAAACGATATTAAGCCTGCCAAAGCAATAATTGAGGATTTGTTTAATGATGCTGAGAAAATTATTGTAAGTTTATATGGAGGCTTTAAAAGATGA
- the rnc gene encoding ribonuclease III, with amino-acid sequence MELSDRYENLEKNIGYTFNNKKLLKNALTHSSWANESKNFLSSNERLEFLGDSVLSIVISEYLYKNRTDLEEGYLSKYRAEIVCEPSLARCAREIEIGKYLNIGRGEEMTGGRNRDSILADAMEALIAAVYLDSDLKTVSEVVLRLFEKIINEVLSGLIYRDYKTKLQEVTQKMGSERVIYRLIDEYGPDHNKMFVIEVFVGENRLGRGKGRSKKEAEQYAAMEALSKMGLI; translated from the coding sequence ATGGAGTTAAGCGATAGATATGAAAATTTAGAAAAAAATATTGGTTACACTTTTAATAATAAAAAATTGCTTAAAAATGCTTTAACACATAGTTCATGGGCAAATGAAAGCAAAAACTTTTTAAGCAGCAATGAAAGGTTGGAATTTTTAGGCGATTCTGTATTAAGCATTGTAATAAGTGAATACTTATATAAAAATAGGACTGATTTGGAAGAAGGCTATTTGTCAAAGTACAGAGCCGAAATAGTCTGTGAGCCTTCACTTGCTCGATGTGCGAGAGAGATAGAGATTGGCAAATATTTAAATATAGGTAGAGGTGAAGAGATGACAGGTGGCCGCAACAGGGATTCTATCCTTGCAGATGCGATGGAAGCATTAATAGCGGCAGTTTACCTGGATTCGGACCTTAAAACCGTGAGTGAAGTTGTATTAAGGCTCTTTGAGAAAATTATAAACGAAGTGTTAAGTGGATTAATATATCGCGATTATAAGACAAAGTTGCAAGAAGTAACACAAAAGATGGGCTCAGAAAGAGTGATTTATAGATTAATAGATGAATATGGGCCTGATCACAATAAAATGTTTGTAATAGAAGTTTTTGTCGGTGAAAACAGACTTGGTAGAGGAAAGGGAAGAAGTAAAAAAGAAGCTGAGCAATATGCAGCAATGGAAGCTTTAAGCAAGATGGGGTTAATATGA
- a CDS encoding elongator complex protein 3, with product MKDIYIIPIFVPHLGCPHKCVFCNQDEITGLKSEVNEGYVEKTIEDYLKTIPKDAHVEVSFYGGSFTGIPLEMQKNFLSIAQKYLASGNIDAIRLSTRPDYIDEIILDNLKRYDVSIIELGVQSLDNEVLLKSHRGHSIDDVYKASKLIKEYGFTLGLQIMVGLPGDTRQKTLKTADEIISLKPAFVRIYPTLVLKGTYLEKMYKNGMYVPISLEDAVEISKELYIKFKKNHIDVIRIGLQATDEINVNKDVVAGPFHPAFGELVKSSIYKDVVKHLFQNNDIKECTVFIYINPRSVSALVGNKKRNKIYLESKFGVKINIIQLDNLEDDIVLLEYDGHIFKKSIEDYINESTI from the coding sequence ATGAAAGATATTTACATTATACCGATTTTTGTTCCTCATTTAGGATGCCCTCATAAATGTGTTTTTTGCAATCAAGATGAGATAACTGGTTTGAAATCGGAAGTAAATGAGGGATACGTAGAGAAAACTATCGAAGATTATTTGAAGACTATTCCGAAAGATGCTCACGTTGAGGTTTCCTTTTATGGTGGAAGCTTTACCGGAATACCATTAGAGATGCAAAAGAATTTTTTGTCGATTGCACAAAAATATTTGGCTTCAGGGAACATAGATGCAATTCGATTGTCTACCAGACCTGATTATATAGATGAGATTATTCTTGACAATTTAAAAAGGTATGATGTTTCGATTATAGAACTGGGAGTACAAAGCTTGGACAATGAGGTGCTATTAAAGAGCCATAGAGGTCATAGCATTGATGATGTTTATAAGGCATCAAAGCTTATAAAAGAGTATGGATTTACATTAGGGCTACAGATTATGGTAGGATTGCCTGGGGATACCAGACAAAAAACATTAAAAACCGCAGATGAGATAATTTCATTGAAGCCTGCGTTTGTAAGGATTTATCCTACTCTCGTTTTGAAAGGCACTTATTTAGAAAAGATGTATAAAAATGGAATGTATGTGCCTATTAGTTTGGAAGATGCAGTGGAGATTTCAAAAGAATTGTACATCAAATTTAAGAAGAATCATATAGATGTAATTAGAATAGGACTACAAGCTACAGATGAGATAAATGTAAATAAAGATGTGGTAGCTGGTCCATTTCATCCAGCATTTGGAGAATTAGTAAAGTCATCTATTTATAAAGATGTTGTTAAACATCTTTTTCAAAATAACGATATTAAAGAATGTACGGTGTTTATTTACATCAATCCTCGTTCGGTTTCAGCTTTAGTTGGAAATAAAAAAAGAAATAAGATTTACTTAGAATCGAAATTTGGCGTAAAAATTAATATAATTCAGCTTGATAATCTTGAAGATGATATTGTACTTTTAGAATATGATGGTCATATATTTAAAAAATCAATAGAAGATTACATAAATGAGTCCACTATATGA
- the smc gene encoding chromosome segregation protein SMC → MFLKKLEIIGFKSFADRVVLNFEKGITAIVGPNGSGKSNISDAVRLVLGEQSIKSLRGNKLEDVIFVGTENRKPLSFAEVTLTLDNSDHMLPLDFTEVVITRKIFRSGESEFYINKTQCRLKDVFELFMDTGIGRDGYSIIGQGKIDEILLSRPEDRRQIFEEASGISKYKYKKEEAQKKLVVTNENINRINDILLELQNQLEPLHEQKVKAETFLKLQEEKKRIDITIYCHDIEELFKKLNNFKSDYNAIEKNVLELKTEIESKKSTLNEAELELESFNKQLDRKKQDYYNSINEIETLNGKIELLNEKVKNSEENIDRLKKSLEDSKNKSSLTSKEIGEINENIKEIELKKQYFELELSNLVSRYESIKEESSLKQMEVESAKEDVVDILNEIAENNNILSKTEVMKTNLSEKLSDLVKTQNSLLNDIELKKQEINEIQNNIDSLNSELITFKDDKNSTEEKLKSLENNIKIQNRKYEQTLNEYNSALARLRLLKDMDKEYEGYNHSIKNLMRYIEKNEPLRKNVLGVVGELIDVRSEYSLAIEIALGSAIQDIITETTESAKDLISVLKKNNFGRATFLPLDNITYKPFDKSLNIGDGVIGLASDIIDYDKKIEKAIKFILGRVIVTNDLDTAISLSRKFKNQFKIVTLKGEVINSGGSITGGSILKSQNILKRKEDIKLENVKCNKLAKELEGLEKYKDSLTKEIEKTREKLDDIINNINIKASILNDLIRTKSSLEMEIEKLNTIIKQSTLEEKQLRDVINSYDEEIDKYKDNISQLYQKKACLDKLIRDYKDNKDSNADVLNKLEVQITDLKIELAKYEQKLMNDISKLNEKKLEYNDITESIIEIEKSLDKYENLKIMYEKDINKSNEKSEILNERLKKINEDIQEMERKIERKLENINTDKEILAKLEDEYSKEVENKRLKELNIQKVEMEIENIKNKLWEDYEITFNNAKANLIKENILTLKQQLSKINASIKDLGIVNLNAIEEYKNLKERYDFLKMQYDDLVEAKNSLNSIIDDANKIIKTKFKDNFNLIEAQFKETFKKLFGGGRAELILTNPDDLLNTGIEINVQPPGKKLQNISLLSGGEKALVAISLLFAMILIRPTPFCILDEIDAALDDANVDRFASYLKDLSRESQFIVVTHRKGTMSVADTLYGVTMQEKGVSKLLSLKLESA, encoded by the coding sequence ATGTTTTTAAAGAAATTAGAGATAATAGGATTTAAGTCCTTTGCAGATAGAGTTGTATTGAATTTTGAAAAGGGAATTACAGCAATTGTTGGCCCGAACGGAAGTGGGAAAAGCAATATTTCAGATGCTGTAAGGCTTGTTTTAGGAGAACAAAGCATTAAAAGTTTAAGAGGAAATAAATTGGAAGATGTCATTTTTGTAGGCACAGAAAATAGAAAGCCGTTGAGTTTTGCGGAAGTCACGTTGACACTTGATAACAGTGATCACATGCTTCCACTGGATTTTACTGAGGTTGTAATAACCAGAAAAATATTCAGATCTGGTGAAAGTGAATTTTACATAAACAAGACGCAGTGCAGATTAAAAGATGTATTTGAGCTGTTTATGGATACAGGAATAGGACGGGATGGGTACTCTATCATTGGTCAAGGTAAAATCGATGAGATTTTGCTGTCACGACCAGAAGATAGAAGGCAAATTTTTGAGGAAGCTTCTGGAATTTCAAAATACAAATACAAAAAGGAAGAGGCACAAAAAAAATTAGTTGTGACAAATGAAAATATAAATAGAATAAATGATATATTGCTGGAGCTCCAAAATCAATTAGAACCTCTGCATGAACAAAAAGTAAAAGCAGAAACTTTCCTGAAATTACAGGAAGAAAAAAAGCGCATTGATATAACAATTTATTGTCATGATATAGAAGAACTTTTTAAAAAGTTAAATAATTTTAAATCAGATTATAATGCAATTGAAAAGAATGTGTTGGAGTTAAAAACAGAAATCGAAAGCAAAAAAAGTACATTGAATGAAGCGGAATTAGAGCTTGAAAGTTTCAATAAGCAATTAGACAGAAAAAAACAAGATTATTATAATTCTATAAATGAGATAGAGACGTTAAATGGAAAGATAGAACTTTTAAATGAAAAAGTAAAAAATAGTGAAGAAAATATAGATAGATTAAAAAAATCACTTGAAGATAGTAAGAATAAATCTTCTCTTACATCAAAAGAAATAGGTGAAATCAATGAAAACATAAAAGAAATTGAATTAAAGAAGCAATATTTTGAATTAGAGTTAAGCAATCTTGTTTCAAGGTATGAATCCATAAAAGAAGAGTCTAGTTTAAAACAAATGGAAGTTGAATCTGCAAAAGAAGACGTAGTTGACATTTTAAATGAGATTGCAGAGAACAATAACATTCTTTCAAAGACGGAAGTGATGAAAACTAATTTATCTGAAAAATTAAGTGATTTAGTTAAAACGCAAAACAGTCTGCTAAACGACATTGAACTTAAAAAGCAAGAAATAAACGAAATACAAAATAACATTGATAGCCTTAATAGTGAATTAATTACATTTAAAGATGATAAAAATTCAACTGAAGAAAAATTAAAGTCATTAGAAAATAATATAAAAATTCAAAACAGGAAATATGAACAAACATTAAATGAGTACAACAGCGCCTTAGCTAGATTAAGGCTTTTAAAAGATATGGATAAGGAATATGAGGGCTATAACCACAGTATTAAAAACTTGATGAGGTACATTGAGAAGAATGAGCCATTAAGAAAGAATGTATTAGGTGTAGTCGGGGAATTAATTGATGTAAGAAGCGAATATTCTTTGGCTATTGAGATAGCCTTAGGTTCGGCAATTCAAGACATTATAACGGAAACTACCGAAAGTGCTAAGGATCTCATATCTGTGCTTAAAAAGAATAATTTTGGAAGAGCGACATTTTTGCCGCTTGACAATATAACGTACAAACCATTTGATAAATCTCTTAATATCGGCGATGGAGTAATAGGATTGGCTTCTGATATTATTGATTACGATAAAAAAATTGAAAAGGCAATAAAGTTTATTTTAGGAAGGGTAATAGTAACAAATGATTTAGATACTGCTATTTCGCTAAGTAGAAAATTTAAAAATCAATTTAAAATTGTGACATTAAAAGGCGAAGTAATCAATTCTGGTGGCTCGATTACTGGAGGAAGCATCTTAAAGTCTCAAAACATATTGAAACGGAAAGAAGATATTAAACTTGAGAATGTAAAATGCAATAAATTAGCAAAAGAATTAGAAGGATTGGAAAAGTACAAAGATAGTTTAACTAAAGAGATAGAAAAAACAAGAGAAAAATTGGACGACATAATAAATAACATCAACATTAAAGCAAGCATTTTAAATGATTTGATAAGAACTAAATCTTCTTTAGAGATGGAGATAGAAAAGTTAAACACAATTATAAAGCAAAGTACATTGGAAGAAAAACAGTTAAGAGATGTTATTAATAGCTATGACGAGGAAATTGATAAATACAAAGATAATATATCGCAACTTTATCAGAAGAAAGCTTGTTTAGATAAATTGATCAGAGATTATAAAGACAACAAAGACTCTAATGCTGATGTTCTCAATAAGTTAGAGGTACAAATAACCGATTTAAAAATTGAATTGGCAAAATACGAGCAAAAGTTGATGAATGATATTTCAAAATTAAATGAAAAGAAGTTGGAATATAATGACATTACTGAATCAATTATTGAGATAGAAAAAAGCCTTGACAAGTATGAAAATTTAAAAATAATGTATGAAAAAGATATAAATAAATCTAATGAGAAAAGTGAAATTTTAAATGAAAGGCTTAAAAAGATTAACGAAGATATACAGGAAATGGAGAGAAAGATTGAGAGAAAATTGGAAAACATAAATACTGACAAAGAGATATTGGCTAAATTAGAAGATGAATATTCTAAAGAAGTAGAAAATAAGCGGTTGAAAGAATTAAATATTCAAAAGGTAGAAATGGAGATTGAAAATATCAAAAATAAACTTTGGGAAGATTATGAAATAACTTTCAACAATGCAAAAGCAAATTTAATTAAGGAAAATATTTTGACATTGAAGCAGCAGCTATCAAAAATTAATGCATCAATTAAAGATTTAGGAATAGTCAATCTAAATGCGATAGAAGAATACAAAAATTTAAAAGAACGATACGATTTTTTGAAAATGCAATATGATGATTTAGTGGAAGCAAAGAATTCACTTAATTCAATCATTGATGATGCAAATAAAATTATAAAGACTAAATTTAAGGACAATTTTAACTTAATCGAAGCACAATTTAAAGAAACTTTTAAAAAATTGTTTGGCGGTGGCAGAGCAGAATTAATTTTGACAAATCCTGATGATTTGCTTAATACAGGGATAGAAATAAACGTACAGCCTCCTGGGAAAAAGCTTCAAAACATTTCGCTTCTGTCCGGTGGTGAAAAAGCACTAGTTGCAATATCGTTGTTATTTGCTATGATATTAATAAGGCCGACACCTTTTTGCATACTCGATGAAATAGATGCTGCGTTAGACGATGCAAATGTTGATAGATTTGCGTCTTACTTGAAAGACCTTTCCCGTGAATCACAGTTTATAGTTGTGACTCATAGAAAAGGTACTATGTCAGTTGCTGATACATTGTATGGAGTAACCATGCAGGAAAAAGGTGTTTCAAAGTTATTATCGTTAAAATTAGAAAGTGCTTAG
- the fabD gene encoding ACP S-malonyltransferase: protein MKIAFIYPGQGAQYAGMGREIYENFAEAREVFEEANDALKYDITKLCFEGPDEELMKTENTQPAILTVSIALTKVLSKRGLKADVTAGLSLGEYSSLVYSGVLSFKDAVKLVKKRGEYMQNAVPIGIGGMAAIIGLDNEVVENICYNVREFGVVEPANYNCPGQLSIAGEIKALEKAVELAKEKGAKKAVMLSVSAPFHCSMLKGAGIKLEEDLKQVPIFDMSVPVITNVTADYLKIDEVKKTLVKQVSSPVLWEQSVRKMIDDQVEVFIEIGPGKTLTGFMKRIDKTKKALNFEDMSSLDKLLSSLEVN from the coding sequence ATGAAAATTGCATTTATATATCCAGGACAAGGTGCGCAATATGCAGGAATGGGTAGAGAAATATATGAAAATTTTGCTGAAGCAAGAGAAGTTTTTGAAGAGGCAAATGATGCATTAAAATACGATATCACTAAGCTGTGTTTTGAAGGTCCTGATGAAGAATTAATGAAGACAGAAAATACACAACCTGCCATATTGACGGTAAGTATTGCATTGACTAAAGTGCTATCAAAAAGAGGGCTGAAAGCAGATGTGACGGCTGGCTTAAGCTTAGGTGAATACAGTTCTCTTGTATATTCAGGTGTATTATCTTTTAAAGATGCAGTGAAGCTTGTGAAAAAAAGGGGAGAATACATGCAAAATGCTGTTCCAATAGGCATAGGAGGAATGGCAGCGATAATAGGACTTGACAACGAAGTGGTGGAGAATATATGCTATAATGTGAGAGAATTTGGTGTTGTTGAACCAGCTAATTACAATTGCCCAGGGCAATTGTCGATTGCAGGTGAAATTAAAGCTTTAGAAAAAGCTGTAGAACTTGCTAAAGAAAAAGGAGCAAAAAAGGCAGTCATGTTGTCTGTTAGTGCACCATTTCATTGCAGCATGCTTAAAGGTGCAGGCATTAAATTAGAAGAAGATTTAAAGCAGGTTCCCATATTTGATATGTCAGTCCCTGTCATTACTAATGTTACTGCAGATTACCTTAAAATTGACGAAGTTAAAAAGACATTAGTGAAGCAAGTAAGTAGCCCTGTTTTATGGGAACAATCAGTAAGAAAGATGATTGATGATCAAGTTGAAGTTTTCATTGAAATAGGACCAGGAAAAACACTTACTGGATTTATGAAGCGAATAGATAAGACAAAAAAAGCCCTCAATTTCGAAGACATGAGTTCACTTGATAAACTTTTATCCAGCTTGGAGGTAAACTGA
- a CDS encoding stage V sporulation protein S, producing the protein MEVLKVSAKSQPKSVAGALAAVLRDKSVAEIQAVGAGAVNQAVKAIAIARGFVAPNGIDLIAIPAFSEIEIEGETRTAIKFIVEPR; encoded by the coding sequence GTGGAGGTTCTAAAAGTATCAGCTAAATCTCAACCTAAATCTGTAGCAGGTGCATTGGCGGCTGTATTGAGAGACAAGTCTGTAGCTGAGATACAGGCTGTCGGAGCGGGAGCCGTAAATCAGGCTGTGAAGGCGATAGCAATAGCAAGAGGATTTGTGGCTCCAAATGGTATAGATTTAATTGCTATACCAGCTTTTTCAGAGATAGAAATAGAAGGGGAGACCCGAACAGCAATAAAGTTCATAGTAGAACCAAGATAA
- the fabG gene encoding 3-oxoacyl-[acyl-carrier-protein] reductase encodes MGRETKTALVTGGGRGIGKAIALKLAEDGYNVVINYSKSSKDALETVEEAKKFGVESCALKCDISNYNEVEKMVNDIIDMFGNIDVVVNNAGITKDNLILRMSEDDWDDVIDVNLKGTFNVIKFVSKYMIKRRKGKIINISSVVGVIGNAGQSNYAASKAGIIGLTKSLAKELASRGITVNAIAPGFIETDMTEVLSETVKSSMLDSIPLKRAGKPQDIANVVSFLASNASDYITGQVINVDGGMVM; translated from the coding sequence ATGGGTAGGGAAACTAAAACGGCATTAGTGACGGGTGGAGGAAGAGGTATAGGGAAAGCTATCGCCTTAAAGTTAGCGGAAGACGGGTATAATGTTGTAATTAATTATTCAAAAAGTTCGAAAGATGCTTTAGAAACTGTTGAAGAAGCTAAAAAGTTTGGTGTTGAATCTTGTGCTTTAAAATGTGATATTTCAAATTATAATGAAGTTGAAAAAATGGTCAATGACATAATCGATATGTTTGGCAATATCGATGTTGTTGTAAATAATGCTGGAATAACAAAAGATAACCTTATACTTAGAATGTCCGAAGATGACTGGGATGATGTTATAGATGTCAATTTAAAAGGAACTTTTAATGTAATAAAATTTGTTTCTAAGTATATGATAAAAAGAAGAAAAGGAAAAATCATAAATATATCTTCGGTAGTGGGTGTGATTGGAAATGCAGGCCAATCCAATTATGCAGCGTCTAAAGCTGGAATTATAGGTTTAACGAAATCTTTAGCTAAGGAATTAGCATCCAGAGGAATAACTGTTAATGCTATTGCGCCTGGTTTTATAGAAACGGATATGACAGAGGTATTAAGTGAAACAGTAAAATCGTCAATGTTGGATTCCATACCATTAAAAAGAGCAGGAAAACCACAGGATATAGCAAATGTAGTGTCTTTTCTTGCCAGCAATGCTTCAGATTATATTACAGGACAGGTAATCAATGTTGACGGAGGAATGGTAATGTAA
- the acpP gene encoding acyl carrier protein translates to MEFEKIRDIIVEQLGVDPEEVTMESSFIDDLGADSLDIVELIMALEEEFDVEIPDEDAEKIKTVGDVVEYLKNLEK, encoded by the coding sequence ATGGAGTTTGAAAAAATTAGGGACATAATCGTTGAACAATTAGGAGTAGATCCAGAAGAAGTCACTATGGAATCATCTTTTATAGATGATCTTGGAGCAGATTCACTCGATATAGTTGAATTAATCATGGCGCTTGAGGAAGAATTTGATGTTGAAATTCCTGATGAAGATGCAGAAAAAATTAAGACAGTTGGTGATGTAGTAGAATATTTAAAAAATCTTGAAAAATAA
- a CDS encoding beta-ketoacyl-ACP synthase III, translated as MLQNRDFKAGILGTGSFVPENKLTNKDLEKMVDTSDEWIVTRTGIKERRIAPQSMTTSYMATEAAKKAIEDAGIEASEIDLIIVATVVPDMNFPSTACLVQANIKATKAAAFDIEVGCSGFIYGLSIAKQFVESGTYKTVLVIAADVLSKITNWEDRNTCVLFGDGAGAAIVGPVKEGYGILDNVIGADGNGGMHLYMPAGGSRMPASEDTVKNKLHTIHMNGQEVFKFAVNVMNTATVEVLNRCGLKPEDVDLFIPHQANIRIIDAAMKKLKLSREKVFINLDKYGNMSAASVIVALDEALKAGKIKDGDIILMVAFGAGLTWGSTVIKWVR; from the coding sequence GTGCTGCAAAATAGAGATTTTAAAGCTGGAATTTTAGGAACGGGAAGTTTTGTCCCAGAAAATAAGTTAACCAATAAAGATCTGGAGAAGATGGTGGATACTTCAGATGAATGGATTGTAACAAGAACGGGAATAAAAGAAAGACGCATTGCACCACAATCAATGACTACGTCTTATATGGCAACTGAAGCGGCAAAAAAGGCTATTGAAGATGCTGGAATAGAAGCTTCAGAAATAGATTTGATTATCGTTGCAACTGTCGTTCCAGATATGAATTTCCCTTCTACTGCTTGTCTTGTACAAGCAAATATTAAAGCTACAAAAGCAGCAGCTTTTGACATAGAAGTAGGATGTTCTGGATTTATATATGGTCTTTCTATAGCAAAACAGTTTGTAGAAAGTGGTACATATAAGACTGTTCTCGTAATTGCGGCAGATGTGCTGTCAAAAATAACGAATTGGGAAGACAGAAACACTTGTGTGCTATTTGGTGATGGAGCAGGGGCTGCTATAGTTGGTCCAGTTAAAGAAGGATATGGAATTTTAGATAATGTCATTGGAGCTGATGGAAATGGAGGAATGCATTTATACATGCCGGCTGGTGGCTCGCGAATGCCAGCAAGCGAAGATACTGTAAAAAACAAATTGCATACAATTCACATGAATGGACAGGAAGTTTTTAAATTTGCGGTCAACGTCATGAATACAGCAACTGTAGAAGTTTTAAATAGATGTGGATTGAAACCTGAAGATGTAGATCTTTTTATACCGCATCAAGCAAATATTAGAATAATAGATGCAGCAATGAAAAAGCTGAAACTATCAAGAGAAAAAGTTTTTATCAACTTGGATAAGTACGGGAATATGTCTGCAGCTTCTGTTATTGTCGCTTTAGATGAGGCTTTAAAAGCTGGTAAAATAAAAGATGGAGACATAATTTTGATGGTTGCCTTTGGAGCCGGCTTAACATGGGGCTCTACTGTGATAAAGTGGGTAAGATAG
- the fabF gene encoding beta-ketoacyl-ACP synthase II, producing MNRVVITGIGAITPIGNNIDDLWNSLINGKSGIDRISRFDVSAYPTKLAAEVKDFEPTEYIDKKEAKRMDRFTQFALASAKIALADSGLDLASEDLDRIGVVYGSGIGGIETLENQQNILREKGPGRVSPFFVPMMIADMAAGLISITFGLKGHNETIVNACASSSNAIGDAFKVIERGDADVIVTGGSEAAITPLAIAGFCSMKAMSTNEDPKNACRPFDANRDGFIMGEGSATLVLESLDHALKRGAKIYCEIVGYGATADAYHITAPAPLGEGAARAMKLALKDAGITPDDIDYINAHGTSTEYNDKYETMAIKNVFGEHAYKLKISSTKSMTGHMLGASGAVEAVATILAIKNGIVPPTINYETPDPECDLDYVPNKALKMDINYALSNSFGFGGHNASLVFKKY from the coding sequence ATGAACAGGGTTGTAATAACGGGTATAGGAGCCATAACTCCAATAGGCAATAATATTGATGATTTATGGAATTCTCTCATAAATGGGAAGTCTGGGATTGATAGAATTTCCAGATTTGATGTTTCAGCTTATCCAACGAAACTGGCGGCAGAAGTAAAAGATTTTGAACCGACAGAATATATTGATAAAAAAGAAGCCAAGAGAATGGACAGATTTACTCAGTTTGCTTTGGCATCTGCGAAAATAGCTTTAGCGGATTCAGGACTTGATCTTGCCAGTGAAGATTTGGATAGAATAGGCGTTGTGTATGGCTCAGGAATAGGTGGAATAGAAACATTAGAAAATCAACAGAATATTTTAAGGGAGAAAGGTCCAGGAAGAGTAAGCCCTTTTTTTGTTCCAATGATGATAGCAGATATGGCAGCAGGGCTTATATCGATTACTTTCGGACTTAAAGGACACAATGAAACGATAGTCAACGCATGTGCATCAAGCTCCAATGCGATAGGTGATGCATTTAAAGTAATTGAACGCGGTGATGCGGATGTAATTGTTACTGGCGGCAGTGAAGCTGCAATAACACCTTTGGCAATTGCGGGATTTTGCTCAATGAAGGCGATGTCAACAAATGAAGACCCTAAGAATGCATGCAGACCTTTTGATGCTAATAGAGATGGATTTATAATGGGGGAAGGTTCGGCTACACTTGTCCTCGAGTCATTAGATCATGCGCTAAAAAGAGGTGCTAAAATATACTGTGAGATTGTGGGTTATGGTGCTACTGCCGATGCATATCATATAACCGCACCTGCACCTTTGGGTGAAGGAGCAGCAAGAGCGATGAAGCTTGCATTAAAAGATGCTGGTATTACGCCGGATGATATTGATTATATAAACGCACACGGGACTTCTACAGAGTACAACGATAAATATGAGACTATGGCTATTAAAAACGTATTTGGAGAACATGCTTATAAATTAAAAATCAGTTCTACCAAGTCTATGACAGGACATATGCTTGGAGCATCAGGGGCTGTGGAAGCTGTGGCTACAATACTTGCTATAAAAAATGGAATTGTTCCGCCTACTATCAATTATGAGACTCCAGATCCTGAATGTGATTTGGATTATGTTCCAAATAAAGCTTTAAAGATGGATATAAATTATGCTTTGTCAAATTCTTTTGGCTTTGGAGGACACAATGCTTCATTAGTGTTTAAAAAATATTGA